The region tttttgtatattctcccttatatatatatatatatatatatatatgaaagaggagcagtgtagtttgcttgaagcattgtactACAGAAGtagaatcattatcatcgtcgtttaacgtccgctttccatgctggcatgggttgggcggtttgactgaggattggtgatcctaaagctgcaccaggctcaatctgatctggcaaagtttttacagcttAGAGCTATAACTTCTCTAAAACTTATGCCCAATTGTGGGTTCTATTAGCATCCATGTCTTCCTCCTCCATTTCattttttgtctgtgtgtccatgAAGCTTTGACTCTGAAGTCATTAGCAACTAACCTATGGTGGCTAATGGATTCTTCACTAGAAAAGATTTTATATTTACAATGGCCCATCTATTTTTTTTCCTGATAAGGATGAAATCTGACTTAAGTATTCGTCAGATTGGTAGGTGATGAGGTGTTTGGCTGGTTTCTTGAAGTGTGTGTTGCAAATTGTTTAAATCACTTGTACCACAGAATTCTGGCAGCCTACAAACTCATTTCTTGTTCAATAACCATAGCCTCCATTTATGTCATAAAAGTCATTATGGTGTTGACCAGAATGTctgttgaagtcaccagccataaTAAAAAGTTACTGTCAGTCATCATTGAGATAGTCCTTCTGTTCTGCCAATCCTGGCTGTGAGGCAAATGCATTAATGAATGTTACTTGTTGAGTTGTTTATAACCAGACTCCTCTTATCCTATCACACattctgactacctcaattacttTATTCATTTCTTAGTTAATAATATGCCAATCTCACCCTAATtttgttttacacatttttccttatatttttgatgtttctttatatttctccaGGTTTATGATGAAAACAGACAATAAATTGTGAAGAATTTGTAAAGTTTTGACAAACTATTCGGTACATAATGGGTACCAAAATACTTGATCAGATATTAACAATGATGCTTCATGGCTCACCAGaggaaaaacatttcatttataatGATTCTGACATTATTTTAGAATGTAAACTTTGCCGTAACTTATTCCGTGCCCTTACTGGTTTTATCTTACATCGGAAGAGTCTGTGCATGAAACCACTTGAAAAGTCAGTTAGTATCAATTCCTATGACCAAAATATGAGAACAGAAACCTTCAGAAACGTTACATTTATCACAAATTCTTCATCCTGTGAAGAGGACTCAGCACAAACCCCACCACAACAACCAAAAACTACATCatccagcaataataataataataataataatagtaataataataataataataataataataatgataataatgataataatgataaccagcagcagcagcagcagcagaatttaTCTGCTGCAGACCATTTCCAGTATCTTCAGAATTATGTTAGTCAGATTAATGAATCAATAGAAAGCAAGAGTAACTTGAAAGCCGTATTAAACCTTACTCAGGAAGGTATTGGGAATTCTTCGGATGTTACACAAAAATCAGCTGAAGAATCTAAAACAGACTCTAACTCTACAGAGAGAATCGTGCTAACAGAAGCATCTAGTCCACAGGTTTGTAGTGttcttttattgtgtgtgtgtgtgtgtgcatttgttattgttgtttggttAAACAAATGAGAGAGAAATCTCCCCGAAAAGACTGTCATGACTAACATTCCCAAATCTATGTGAACTGAAACAGTACAGAATTAAATGTCTTTTGAAGCAACAAGATGCTTGCCAGGTGTTCAGCTCAAGCCCTCTAAGCTTGATGTTCAATGCCACTGTTGACTGTCAATCCATATTTACCATATTTGATTTGTCGTATGTGTATCACCATAATTCTGGAattatcacatgtatatatgacactGTTATTCTGGAATTACGTTGTATGTCACTAGTTTCTGTATTGATGACTTGTTTATGACAATTTTGTGTTAGCatatcattattttcagaacTTATGACATGTTGTATGTcactatatttttttacttacatGTTGTATGCCCTGCATCTATTGCGTACCACGTCTCCTTATTGTccactatatatttacatgttgcaCGTCACCATACTTTGTTACTTACAACATATATGTCACTGTAATTTTATGCTTTAATATGTAAACCACTACAGTTTTATACTTATGAATTGTATGCTATTATCACTTTATTCTTACAATATATgtgcaattattattttatatttatgtatgcaactATAATGTGTTTGATTATGATGCATGGCTTGTTGTTGAACATGTTTGAATTTATTCTAATTAAGAATTACTGTTCGTTCCAGGTTTCTACTGCTGTTTCCAGTTTAAAAGATTCTGCCCCCAAATCTACTGACCCTCCATCACATTGTTGTGCTCTTGGTAAACCCACCAATGTACAACAAACCAACTGCTTTACTGTTGCCTCTGAAACAGCAGGGGAACTGTGTAATTCCAGAAATAGCAGCCCTTGTTCAATGCCACAGCTAAAATTACCATGTACCAAAGCAGGTTGTGTGgagaacaatgacaacaataaaagCAGTGATGAAAGTGAGTCTTTAGAAAGCAGCAACACTGTTTGCACAGCACCTCATAATGAAAAATTCTCAAAACGTTCGACAAAACCTCTAATCGTACAAAGCAATACTCATGCAAGTTCCAGTTGTGTAGCAAACAAACAAGGTGAAGCTGTTGAAGCATCAGAGAAATCAAGTTCAAAATCTTCACACATTGAAATAATTCTGAATGATAATCCTTCGATGAAAGATgttattgaaattaatgaagTGGATAATTTAGAAGAGAGAGTGTCTCAGTCTTTGTCCTTGGATAATTTATGTTGTGTCCCTCTAGACCAAAGTGGCCCTGTGGACCAGTGTTGTGCTGCTAATCAGAAGAAACAAGCACCCCAACATTATATTTGTCCACACTGTCCTAATACTCTCATCTACGACTCGTACCCACTTTTCTGCCAGCATCTTGAGTCAGTACACGGAATACATGCTGACCCCATTGACAATTTAGGCCAGCCGTTTGAGTTGAATAATCAAAGTTCCATGTCATATATACCTGAGCGTGCTAATCAGAAATATTCTGAATGTATTGTCCTAGAATTAGCTGATTATCAGAATCTCCAGTGTCGGAAATGCAAACACAGCTTTACTCAGCGCTGTTCACTTCGGAGACACATTTTGGAAATCCATGGTGAAAAATTGGGTTATTATTCATGTCCCTTCTGCGTTAGCAAAGTCTGGTTTCGCTATTTTCGAACGTTTTTAGCTCATTTAAAAAACCTACACGGCTTCCAAAAGGACCAAATATATCGCATCCATCGCAATTTGCAGAAAAACAGTTGGGTAGAATTTGGTAGTGACCAGCTGCCTCCTGATGGAAATAACACAACTTCGCAGCTCTGTAATCGTGTTTCATAGTTTCTACAACATACATTTCCATCTCATTCACTACAGTCTGTATTATGCTACACATTACATCTTATATGATTATGCATTATGTGCTACTATGCTATGCTACAAATTAGACATAACACTATGCACAGCACTACACACTGTGTGGTATACTAAACACATCAGAATTTACAATACCCTGCATCATTTCTGCAAAAGGATCACATACTACATTTACAGCATTCATTGTACAGTAAGCACTAAATTACATTACACATCATACAACAAAGTACCCAGTACATTATACATCACATTACATATAATGCACTTCTATGGTCACCACAGAATATCATACACTGTACGCTGTGCTAGACATTATACTACATACTCCCCATCAAGCGACATTTCAATGACAGTTAGAGAtactttgtaatttttgttgcgtttttatattaaattctttccattttcctttctgttaACTTTGCTCTGTAAGTAATAAGCTCATATACATTTGCCTATATTGGTTACAAGTTTTAGGTTAAAAAATACCTAAGCGATAATTGATTCCTGATTGATTAACGAAGTAACTGAATCCAATCCAATAAGATAACAGCTGatcaatctatattttattttttaatttatcttttctcatattgttttaaattaattcataTGGTCATAAGTTTGAATATTGCTAATAACCATAATGTTGTGTCCATGAGCAAAGTATATAACTAACCTCTATAATTCTGCTTGCTACATTTTGCCTGGCCGAGTAAGGAGTTACTCTCCTTACTTCACAGTTGAATTAGCAATTGAAAGGGACAGAATCCAGCTGTAAATGCAATAACTGCACCAAAAACCTACCCCTGCTACAaagaaaaatcatcattattttacctctgctttccatgctgacatagctAGGAcattatatcatgtgtgtgtgtcatgcacTTCTACGTATATTTAATAAACTGACAGGTACAAGCATAGGTGTATGGATGCAGAGTTCACTTTGTTACTATGTGATCTTGAGTTCTATCTCAGAATGTGATTTCTTGGGCcatccaatgccttgtgagtgaaattggcaAATGGAAGCTGTATGGAATCCagtcttctatgtgtgtgtgtgtgtatgattcatTCTGTATCTGCATATGAAAAGTGTTGCACAAAAAAAGTAGTGATGTTTGTGGATATTCCCTGCTAACAACTCATCTCATGGCTCCACACTTTTGAAGATGAATAGAATACATCCATTGCTTGAGTACTTCTGGCTGCAAAACATTGCCTCAAACTGTATTTGTCccatccatactagcatgggaaaaaaataaatgtgaaatgaatgaacaaatatattattttccagCTAGCTGGTTTCATAGTTAGTCCCCTGGGTTGTTCACTgcagtgaatttgatagataaaaactgaaagaagcttgtgtgcatgtgggttTGTTTACATGTGTAATCACTCAGCTATTGGCAGTGAGGTTACTGTCAAATTCTCCTCTCACTGTATCATCCACTTATTTTGCATCTTTGAAGACATGTGGAAGAAGACACCCTTTGCTATACTCCttgcttgaaaaacaggtaaaggcTAGCAAcgggaagggcatctggttgaaaacctgcatttataatatattcgTCCACTCCATTCTAGCATTGAAAAATGCGCATAAAAGTGAATATGCCGCAGCTATTTGTGCTGTACTTGCAAATAAGGAATGTAACTCTGCTTGCTCCAGAACAAAAGACCAAATAAACATAACACACTCAACTTGCTGAAGTATTGagtagtttattttatatctataaccCTTGTTTTTTATGAACAAACACAGAGGTTGtgtaacgtccactttccatgctgacataggttagACAGCTTGACTGTAACTGGTAAGCTGCATAGGTTCCAGTctgaatttggcttggtttctactgctgaatgcccttcctaatgtcaaccactctgagagtgtagtgggtgccttatACATGTCATTGGCACAGGCCACacctatgatttcacttggcttgacaagtcttctcaagcacagcaaattgccaaaggtcaCAATCACTCATATTTATAGTGAAATGCattacctttatttcaattaattttgaaaacaaatgaagtaTGTAGTGAAATACCTTTGTCATTATGAAGGTGGTACTTGGAACATAATATAAAATTGCACTGCAAATGCCACGTTAGTAGGATATTGAACTTTGAACCGGGATCTTAAACTGTGTCCATAGCTAGAAATTGCTGATAATTTACTGATGCTCTTTACTGAGCTTAGATTAGACAccataatggtgataatgatttctAAGAGAGGGAAAAGGTGGCATAATCTGAGAGTGAGTACAGATAAATaaactgatacttatcttattgaccctagaaggatttgaactcattccTCATCCACCACTTGCATAACAGTAATTATTTCTTGGTAATTGGCCTTGTGTCAGCACTTGATTTATTGATACCTGAGGAATGGGGGAATAGAGTGGACCCCTGTAATATTTGAATCCAAACAGGAAAATCTTATTAAATCCTACAAGGCATTTCCCCCCtttcttaataattctttctaattttggtaccaGGCCAGTATTTTTTAGGAGAAGGAGCAAGTTGATTATTTTGATCCCTATACTTGACTggtggtttattttatttacgctgaaaggatgaaaggcaaaattgacattgatgagatttgaactcagaacaaaaaaagTCATTTGAAATGCTGCTATACATTTCGTTTGAtgcaccaacgattctgccagccttcgtctctttcataataataattgtttcttaaataaatacaagaccagaaatttgtgTGGACATGGGGACAATTGATTATACCAGCCCATTGCGTActtaataccttttttttttattgatctcagaaggatgaaaagcaaatttgaactcagaacataagagacATACAAAATGCTGCAAGATATTTTATCCACAATGCTCTAATGGCTCTGTCAGTCCACCAACTTATTTCATTTGTAATCAAAGTACAAGGCCACAGCTGGAAGATTATATCAGTCCAATACTTCATTGTTAAATTATCCTTGGTAGATGCAGtaaattactggtactttatcatcTCTGATGCATTATGCACTGTGCTTTACTGATTCAGTTATAATTCATTCTTTCAAGGGATAAATATTATTAACCTTTTTCCTTTACTATATTTTTGTtccacttatattttttaaaataatgaattaagtaaaataaaataactttgtcattattaagttggtgtttagaatataaacatgaaatttcgatgtaaggttttaatttagctcacttcaaaacaggaagtttgtttcATAGAACAAAGGTCAATCTCAGGGAAGTTAGTTTCAAAACGGTTAAAGTGGCAGAAGTAGTAGAGTGACAGGCTGTCTTGTGGTGTTTTAATTACATTCCTTTACtgtccgagttcaaatcctgtcaaggtcaattttgctttgcATCCTTCTGGAGATCAATAAAACCAATAATGAACTAAGGTGATTTGACtgaccacctcatctcatgttgCCTTTTACTTAATATTGTGGTCacaccatccaatccatgccagcatggacaacagatattaaatgatgataggcCAATAGTTTGAAATATTTACTCACAAGTTGAGCTCCtaccttgcttccaaaccattttccatccttttgggactgataaaataaaatagcagcaaaatactGTGGTTTAATATAATCAACAATAACCCCCCACAAAATGTGTTGTTCCTGTGTGACTTatatcagaaattatttttattatcatcactacaagGATGGTTGGTTGGCAGATTTAGGAGATCATCAGATATGatgtcttatgttctgagttcaattcctgccatggtcaactttgcctttcatccttttgaggttgataatatAAAGTATCAATTAAGTATGGGGACCATTTGATGTTAACAGACATGCTGGCCTTATGCTTAAATGAGAAACaaatgttattatcatcactatcaggATGGTGgatcagcagaatcattagagcgctGGAGAAaacaccttgcagtatttgttcatcCTTtgtatgttccgagttcaaatcctgctgaggtcaactttgcctttcatccttctggggtcatcAAAGTAAGTATTAGTCAAGAACTAGGGATGTATTTAATTAACAGCCACTTGCTTTCAAAATTGCTGTCCATGTATctgaattagaaattatttttattctaacaATCTCTTTTGCTTCTCTTATATCCTTATGTATCATTTTGGAAATCTCCAGGGTTGTTTTGGCAATATGTGAGACTACATACATTCGAGAAGTTGGTTTGGTGGCTAAACTCATTTTGCTTCAATACTAAAATATCACTTTTTAACATTGAAACAGGACCACAGATGTGTGGGAGGGTGAGATGTAGtggattaaatcaaccccagtacttgactaacactttattttatcaattctgtgaatgaaatacaaagttaacCTCTGTGGGATTTGATGTCGGAATGTAAAGGGGCTTTTAAACAGTGCAAGGTCTGGTGCTCTtatgattctgtcaatctactACATTAACATAAGCTAAGATATCAATTTGGTTCTTCATTTTTCAGTATGCCAGACTAAATATCTGCAATATATTATGGTCAATTCAACtgtttacgaaaaaaaacaaaacaaactattgtctgaaaaaaattaacaaaaatataataaatgcaaataacCAAGGTTTTGATACAAATGATCACTTCTCTTgtcaacaaaattaacaaaataacgacattttaaataaacagaaatataaaagaaaaaaagacgcaTTGATATTGAGTGAAAATCAGttttgtaataaagaaaaaaataaagaagctaagttctttttgttttgtctttttaaaattatcctggatttcaaaatcaaaataaaattttaaggtAAATAGATATAAACCACTGAGTGAACTTGTTCAATGTAGCAggtaagtctttaaaaaaaagaatctcCTGTCCTTCAAATGGGAACCAATTGCTTTTTGAAGCAGTACATTCAAATTCTTGAAATAGTATATCCCAACTTTTAGGATAGGATCTCCAAAGAAAAGTTGTGATAGACCTGGTTAAAAAGTCAATTGAAAGGTCTTATCAGAATCTGATGCCAGTTATCTTTCACACTATCTGGAACCACTTCACTTAACAcccatcttttattcttaatattgtCATCTTCATATTTTACATCGATCATCTTTTTCTACTACCACCCAATTATCTCTTCCTCATCATTACCATACATTTCTCACTCTCCCTATACACCACATCTGtctcccactacactcttgcaAGGTGTACCCACCACCCTCTCTATTGTAACCCCACTCAGTTAATTTTGTGAGCAGCATGGTGACTTCTGGTGTTACGAAAAAGCGCCCAGTAGACTGTGCAAAGTGTTAGGCATTAAAAAagggacatccagtcatagaagccatgccaaaacattAGAGATCAATGCACTCCTTGGACTTGTTGGATTCTGTCAgaccatccaatctatgccagcttgcaacatggatgttaaaagatgttgAAAACGATAATGCATGCATTACATGAGTACATATACACCcccacctaaatatatataaagataaattaaatatacagatatactattgacaatccaataatttatttaaattacaatattacattaaacactgaatataatataacataatattatataacataaataattataaaaaccataaaaaggccaacaaattgtttcgacttatatatattttttctgatatacatagtCACAGTtctattatatataaagtcacttcagggtcaaagtttagaaaaagataaaattctaTGTGAAAGGATGGCTGGTATCCAACggacgtaccagtgaattggatgtttaacacacccaTTTGAAGGATTTGTTTTCTTCAGTttgttacttcatatatatatatatatatatatataagctgcatTCAAAACTAATACCATGTGGGAAAAATCTCTTGGGTATGTGGTGATTCCACCCTTCATGTGCCTGCGTGAAAATTTTAGTTCCCAGCTGTTATGCCTGGAGTATAGCTGTGTAGTGCGTGCTTGTCAGATTTTTGCTTTCACCAAACACTTcaagcagagatattgcatcaagttttacCAACAGCAGGGTGATACTCAAGCTCGAATGCTCCAGAAGATACAGCAGGCCTTTGGCAATGATGCCatgggcaaaactcagatcaaggagtggtacaactgcttcaaacatggaatcaaaatgccgacatcatgactgctgctcaatgctctatgaacactgtaaaggctgtaagacatgacatggacagtTTCAACAGAAACTACAAAGCTGTGGCCAGCAGTTGGTGACAAAGAACACAGCTGGTGTTCTGACTGCGTCCAAACACTGGAGTTTGTCCAGCAACTGCAGGACAGATGACAGATCCGAGCAAGGGAATCCAGGCTTTGGGAAGAGAGATGGCGTTGGAGTCACCACTATGAAACTGACCTTGTATGTGAATTTTCATTACCACttgtactaaaggcacaagggacAAATTCTGAAAGTCATGGTCAAGGAGATCCACTTGATAAAAGCAAAGAAACTCCTGGACAAAATGAAGCATCCTGTTGAGCTGGGGATGATCTAGttctcagatgaaaagaactGCCAGGACCAGTTGTACAATACCCAGAACAACAGGTGGCTTGCCAAAAATTCACGTAATGTCTCACCATGTTCCCCCAAACTGTGATAGTCTTTGGGTGCATCTCCAGTGAGGGTGATGTCATACTGCCCCACAtatttgaacagggccttaggttTACATCAGATGGCTAAGGCTGCTAGAGACTGTagtcaaaccctggctggagagtGTTGCTTCTGGAAGGCTACGTATGTGGAttcagcaggagtggctgtgtggtaagtagcttgctcaccaaccacatggttccgggttcagtccaactgcatagcactttgggaaaaatgtcttctactatagcctcagactgactaaagctttgtgggtgggtttggtggacggaaactgaaagaagcccatcatatatgctccagcatggccacagtcaaatgactgaaacaagtaaaagaataaaagaaataccttTAGAAAAAGTCAGAAGTAGTTGtcagaatttctatgacttcatcagacccaatttctggcctcttaATTCCCTTCACtttaatcccatggattactctATGTGGGGTATGGTtaagaaagacaccaaccgctctgcCTGCAACATTAAGGCTGAGCTGGTGGTCAAAATCAAGGAAGcatttgaagatcttcccagggacacaatGAAGAATGCATGTTCCAGGTTCCAGAGCCATCTTGAGGCTGAAGTGGAAGCTGAAAGTTACTACTTTGAGGAAAGTGTTATTTcacagccataatctagttgatatttttagatttaaaaaaaaaaacttttatttttggatgggatattattttctttccttttatgtaaattgtcaaatttagcccaaacaacctgtgtatataagcatacaatatgaaggaggtgatgtacaggtttGCCAATTCTGCCCACCCTTTCAAGGATGGCTTTTTCTCGACCCACATATTCCTGGGTGAGACTGGCCATCTTTTTTGTAACCATGTCCCAGTTTCTATCCACCAGGCAGTCAGGGCTAAATTAGATCCCGTGTAACATCATGCACCTGTTGGTCaccacttcatttttttttaaagtagtacTGACCAGTTTGACTAGCATGGTGCCTATAAATATAGTGACATCATCTGTGCTGACATAGCTCTTCCAGGTCCCGTTTCAAACAGGATGTCCTTTAACACTAGCAGTTTCCACAGAAGTGGCTCAAGAGTCAGTAAATAAAGAAGAGATGAGAGGAGACATCTAGCATTTGATTTGAAACCATTTCAATACTTCTGTACATTGACATAATCCAGTCCTTGAAAACAGAACTGAAACTGGTTTTAATGTGGACAACCACCAAGTAGCAATAGTTGAGCATATTGAAAgcttttcattgttttaaaagGATAGAGCCCAACCAAAGCTAGGTTAACCACTTTCTTTGAGATCTATCCTATCAGATGGAGACTTTTGTGGACAGATCTGCCTAAGATTGCATAGACCAGTGCTTTTCTGATCACACGGCTGACATTAACACCAACTTCTTTACACATGCctttgctaa is a window of Octopus bimaculoides isolate UCB-OBI-ISO-001 chromosome 10, ASM119413v2, whole genome shotgun sequence DNA encoding:
- the LOC106869414 gene encoding serine/threonine-protein kinase pakE produces the protein MGTKILDQILTMMLHGSPEEKHFIYNDSDIILECKLCRNLFRALTGFILHRKSLCMKPLEKSVSINSYDQNMRTETFRNVTFITNSSSCEEDSAQTPPQQPKTTSSSNNNNNNNNSNNNNNNNNNNDNNDNNDNQQQQQQQNLSAADHFQYLQNYVSQINESIESKSNLKAVLNLTQEGIGNSSDVTQKSAEESKTDSNSTERIVLTEASSPQVSTAVSSLKDSAPKSTDPPSHCCALGKPTNVQQTNCFTVASETAGELCNSRNSSPCSMPQLKLPCTKAGCVENNDNNKSSDESESLESSNTVCTAPHNEKFSKRSTKPLIVQSNTHASSSCVANKQGEAVEASEKSSSKSSHIEIILNDNPSMKDVIEINEVDNLEERVSQSLSLDNLCCVPLDQSGPVDQCCAANQKKQAPQHYICPHCPNTLIYDSYPLFCQHLESVHGIHADPIDNLGQPFELNNQSSMSYIPERANQKYSECIVLELADYQNLQCRKCKHSFTQRCSLRRHILEIHGEKLGYYSCPFCVSKVWFRYFRTFLAHLKNLHGFQKDQIYRIHRNLQKNSWVEFGSDQLPPDGNNTTSQLCNRVS